The following proteins are encoded in a genomic region of Lachnospiraceae bacterium KM106-2:
- a CDS encoding nitroreductase family protein, which yields MKEVESRRSIRRYQKREVSEEIILEILEAARLAPSGSNTQPWQFIIIRSEKQKERITAVDHNQRWMLSAPVFIVCVGDIRCRIKDSDGMELDETSPLPELKLVIRDMAIAAEHILLKAEQLGLGSCWTGWYEQKEMREVLGIPTDKYVVGVITIGYADENPKARPRKALSELIRYERW from the coding sequence GTGAAAGAGGTTGAAAGTAGAAGAAGCATTCGTCGTTATCAAAAAAGAGAAGTTTCGGAAGAAATTATATTAGAAATCCTAGAAGCTGCTCGGTTAGCACCTTCCGGAAGTAATACACAGCCATGGCAGTTTATCATCATTCGATCTGAAAAACAGAAAGAGAGAATCACAGCGGTGGATCATAATCAAAGATGGATGTTGTCAGCTCCTGTTTTTATCGTTTGTGTGGGTGATATCAGATGCCGGATCAAAGATAGTGATGGAATGGAATTAGATGAGACGAGTCCTCTACCGGAATTGAAATTAGTCATACGTGATATGGCGATCGCAGCTGAACATATTTTGTTAAAGGCAGAGCAGCTAGGCCTTGGCTCCTGCTGGACCGGCTGGTATGAGCAAAAAGAAATGCGAGAAGTATTAGGAATTCCAACAGATAAATATGTTGTTGGTGTAATTACGATCGGATATGCGGATGAAAATCCAAAAGCAAGACCACGAAAAGCATTAAGTGAATTGATCCGATACGAAAGATGGTAA
- a CDS encoding ribosomal-protein-S5p-alanine acetyltransferase: METLETKRLQLREWELSDANDLYSYAKTSKVGPMAGWKPHESLEESKQIIEMFQQEDETWAICLKENHKVIGSIGLHHTENPKERMLGYVLGEDLWGRGIVPEASRAVMRYGFERLALDSISVYHFPFNQQSKRVIQKLGFQYITIKEKSFQRYDGVILDEVMYRIKKDEFQTE, translated from the coding sequence ATGGAGACATTAGAAACGAAACGGTTACAACTGCGTGAATGGGAATTAAGTGATGCAAATGATCTGTATTCCTACGCGAAGACCAGTAAAGTAGGTCCTATGGCAGGTTGGAAACCTCATGAGAGTTTGGAAGAATCTAAGCAGATTATTGAGATGTTTCAACAAGAAGATGAGACTTGGGCGATTTGTCTAAAGGAGAATCATAAAGTCATAGGATCGATTGGACTTCATCATACAGAAAATCCAAAGGAACGAATGTTAGGCTATGTCTTAGGCGAAGATCTTTGGGGAAGAGGAATTGTACCCGAGGCATCTAGAGCGGTAATGAGATATGGCTTTGAACGATTGGCCCTAGATTCTATTTCAGTTTACCATTTTCCTTTTAATCAACAATCCAAACGTGTCATTCAAAAGTTAGGATTTCAATATATTACAATAAAAGAAAAATCATTTCAACGTTATGATGGAGTTATTTTAGATGAAGTAATGTATCGAATCAAGAAAGACGAATTTCAAACAGAATAG
- a CDS encoding cell surface protein, protein MRKRLNFRRKIVEGMTFMLFCTLSLGKIASADSNDQSDLIYPDVSVIYSQDGKEVTIPDGTTTIKKYLFMWNSKIEKVTIPDSVTTIDDGAFYGCTNLKEVIGAANVVNIGEQAFVECRSLERYPFRNSLRTIGLRAFNSCEKLTSITLPEGLTKIGSSAFEDCSSIKKVVIPNSIKVIEHNTFYQCKSLESVILPSNLTEIKEYAFHGSNKIKVVSIPDSVKVVGRGAFSKVKYLIAKKNSGGATYAKEYNIPFKYTNSTGLHKTKVTLLAGEKDTLYFHSASSGTVKWSTSNKKIATVSGGKITAKKAGKVTITAVQKGKKYTCVVTVLKKTVTNRFKQVETNYELTNATDYEKVWAVNHWLAYNVDYTLSAFGAEQALLKGKAKCDGYAWAFYEFMRYFKIQVDYVTSDKWNHAWNLVQIGTKWYHIDTTHNVDYSIYECFLETDAVRKKHDFPADYQIAKCNSTKVDKKYKAPRLNKTAVTLKKGKTVKVKMLNYNKKVKWGSNNPKIATIDKNGKIKAVRKGKTSIYTQIDGRDMVYTTDIVVK, encoded by the coding sequence ATGAGAAAACGATTAAACTTTAGAAGAAAAATTGTCGAAGGAATGACATTTATGTTATTCTGTACCTTATCCTTAGGAAAGATAGCATCAGCAGATAGTAATGATCAATCAGATTTAATCTATCCAGATGTATCTGTTATTTATTCTCAAGATGGCAAAGAAGTAACCATTCCCGATGGGACGACAACGATAAAGAAATACTTATTTATGTGGAACAGTAAAATTGAAAAGGTTACAATACCAGATTCGGTTACTACCATTGATGATGGGGCTTTTTACGGATGTACTAATTTAAAAGAAGTAATTGGAGCAGCAAATGTAGTGAATATAGGGGAACAGGCATTTGTGGAATGTCGTTCTTTAGAGAGATATCCCTTTCGTAATAGTCTGCGTACAATTGGATTAAGAGCCTTTAATTCCTGTGAGAAGTTAACTTCTATTACATTACCAGAAGGATTGACTAAGATTGGATCAAGTGCATTTGAGGATTGTAGTTCCATTAAGAAAGTGGTTATTCCAAATTCGATAAAGGTAATTGAGCATAATACATTTTATCAGTGTAAGAGCTTAGAGAGTGTTATATTACCAAGTAATTTGACGGAAATAAAAGAGTATGCATTTCATGGCAGTAATAAGATCAAAGTGGTATCAATCCCAGATAGTGTAAAAGTAGTTGGGAGAGGTGCTTTCAGTAAAGTGAAATATTTAATTGCGAAAAAGAATAGTGGCGGAGCAACTTATGCCAAAGAATATAATATTCCTTTTAAATATACGAATTCCACTGGACTTCACAAGACGAAGGTAACACTCTTAGCAGGAGAGAAGGATACACTTTATTTTCATTCAGCTAGTTCAGGGACAGTTAAATGGAGTACATCCAATAAAAAGATAGCTACCGTATCTGGTGGTAAGATTACAGCAAAAAAAGCCGGCAAAGTTACGATCACAGCTGTGCAGAAAGGCAAGAAATATACTTGCGTGGTTACGGTATTAAAAAAGACAGTAACAAATCGATTTAAACAAGTAGAAACAAATTATGAGTTAACGAATGCAACTGATTATGAGAAAGTTTGGGCAGTAAATCACTGGCTTGCATACAATGTAGATTATACATTATCTGCATTTGGAGCAGAACAAGCCTTGCTAAAAGGAAAAGCAAAATGTGATGGATATGCCTGGGCATTTTATGAATTTATGCGTTATTTTAAGATTCAAGTCGATTATGTTACCAGTGATAAATGGAATCATGCATGGAATTTAGTTCAGATCGGGACGAAGTGGTATCATATTGATACGACTCATAATGTCGATTATAGTATTTATGAATGTTTTTTAGAGACAGATGCGGTTAGAAAAAAACATGATTTCCCAGCAGATTATCAAATTGCAAAATGTAACAGTACAAAGGTAGATAAAAAATATAAGGCACCGCGATTAAATAAGACAGCTGTAACACTTAAGAAGGGGAAAACAGTTAAGGTTAAGATGCTAAATTATAATAAAAAGGTAAAATGGGGTTCGAATAATCCAAAGATCGCTACCATTGATAAGAATGGTAAGATCAAGGCGGTAAGAAAGGGTAAGACATCCATCTATACCCAGATTGACGGAAGAGATATGGTTTATACTACGGATATTGTTGTAAAATAA
- a CDS encoding beta-ketoadipate enol-lactone hydrolase, which yields MEKKQLHTERGDIVYWIHKKQSSEKAIMFTHGVTADHTLFSRQIAYFSKDYTVILWDMPLHGESRPYKNFTFENVANDMKNILDEEEITHIAMAGQSAGGYAVQAFLLQYPNMVDAFIAIDSSPFGRKYYSSMDLFLVKHYKGIAKLYPYHTYCKQASKAAAYTKEAQESFYDCLIRLGKDGMLEAADAVYQDFSNYDEVDIKCPVLLLLGEYDKTGYVRKYNQKWNKEKGYPLEIIPKSAHNSNQDNYRFFNQVVDGFLKENVYH from the coding sequence ATGGAGAAAAAGCAATTACATACAGAGCGTGGGGATATCGTATATTGGATACATAAAAAACAGAGCTCAGAGAAAGCAATTATGTTTACACATGGGGTTACCGCAGATCATACCTTGTTTAGCAGGCAGATCGCATATTTTAGTAAGGATTATACGGTCATTTTATGGGATATGCCATTACATGGGGAATCAAGACCGTATAAGAATTTTACATTCGAAAATGTAGCAAATGATATGAAAAATATTTTGGATGAAGAGGAGATCACGCATATTGCTATGGCGGGGCAGAGTGCCGGTGGCTATGCAGTACAGGCATTCCTATTACAATATCCGAATATGGTAGATGCCTTTATTGCTATCGATTCTTCTCCTTTTGGAAGAAAATATTATAGTTCAATGGACTTATTTCTTGTGAAACATTATAAAGGAATTGCCAAGCTATATCCGTATCATACCTATTGTAAGCAGGCATCTAAGGCAGCAGCTTATACAAAAGAGGCACAGGAGAGTTTCTACGATTGTCTCATCCGTCTTGGGAAGGATGGAATGTTAGAAGCTGCTGATGCAGTCTATCAGGATTTCTCAAACTACGACGAGGTTGATATCAAGTGCCCTGTTTTATTATTGTTAGGGGAATATGATAAGACTGGTTATGTAAGAAAATATAATCAGAAGTGGAATAAGGAAAAAGGATATCCACTTGAAATCATACCAAAATCAGCACATAACTCTAATCAAGATAATTACCGCTTCTTTAATCAGGTTGTTGATGGATTTTTAAAGGAGAACGTGTATCACTAG
- a CDS encoding lactaldehyde reductase — protein MVNRFILNETSYHGAGAMKEIATEAKNRGFKKALVCSDPDLIKFGVTKKVLDVLDGAGLAYEVYSNIKPNPTIENVQKGVEAFKNAGADYLIAIGGGSSMDTSKGIGIVIANPDFADVRSLEGVAPTKNKSVPIFAVPTTAGTAAEVTINYVITDAEKNRKMVCVDPKDIPVVAFVDPEMMSSMPKGLTAATGMDALTHAIEGYITKGAWELSDMFHLKAIEIISKNLRGAVENTNEGREGMALGQYVAGMGFSNVGLGIVHSMAHPLGALYDTPHGVANAIILPTVMEYNASATGEKYREVARAMGVEGVDNMTQEEYRKAAVDAVRKLSEDVGIPANLKEIVKKEDIPFLAQSAFDDACRPGNPRDTSVEEITKLYESLI, from the coding sequence ATGGTAAACAGATTTATATTAAATGAGACATCATATCATGGTGCTGGAGCAATGAAAGAGATTGCGACAGAAGCAAAGAACAGAGGATTTAAGAAAGCATTAGTATGTTCTGATCCTGACTTGATCAAATTTGGGGTAACAAAGAAAGTATTAGATGTATTAGATGGTGCTGGTTTAGCATATGAAGTATATTCTAACATTAAACCAAATCCAACGATTGAAAATGTTCAAAAAGGTGTAGAGGCATTCAAGAATGCCGGAGCAGATTATCTAATCGCTATCGGTGGTGGTTCTTCTATGGATACATCAAAAGGCATCGGCATTGTAATTGCAAATCCTGATTTTGCAGATGTTAGAAGTCTTGAGGGTGTTGCACCTACAAAGAATAAATCCGTACCAATCTTCGCAGTACCAACAACGGCAGGAACCGCAGCAGAAGTAACGATCAATTACGTTATTACAGATGCTGAGAAAAATCGTAAGATGGTATGTGTAGATCCAAAAGATATTCCGGTAGTCGCTTTTGTTGATCCTGAAATGATGAGCTCAATGCCAAAAGGATTAACGGCTGCAACAGGAATGGATGCATTAACACATGCAATTGAAGGTTACATAACAAAAGGAGCATGGGAATTATCTGATATGTTCCATCTAAAAGCAATTGAGATCATCTCCAAGAATTTACGAGGAGCTGTTGAAAATACCAATGAAGGAAGAGAAGGAATGGCACTTGGCCAATATGTTGCCGGAATGGGATTCTCCAATGTAGGTCTTGGTATCGTACATTCTATGGCTCATCCTCTTGGTGCACTCTATGATACTCCTCACGGTGTTGCAAATGCCATTATCTTACCTACTGTTATGGAATACAATGCAAGCGCAACCGGTGAAAAATATCGTGAAGTTGCCAGAGCAATGGGTGTAGAAGGCGTTGATAACATGACGCAAGAAGAATATCGTAAAGCTGCTGTAGATGCAGTAAGAAAATTATCTGAGGATGTTGGTATTCCAGCAAACTTAAAAGAGATCGTTAAGAAAGAAGATATTCCATTCTTAGCACAATCCGCATTTGATGATGCTTGTAGACCAGGAAATCCAAGAGATACTTCTGTAGAAGAAATTACGAAGTTATATGAGTCATTGATCTAA
- a CDS encoding membrane protein, giving the protein MSEVILWFFIYSSIGWIYEVLYATLTRHQWENRGFLYGPSCPIYGVGAVSCILLLHNLTSWQIFLIGMVGACVLEYVTASTLERHFHAKWWDYSKVPLNIKGYICLPAAVGFGVAAILIKTCIHPYVSQFTKAIPYVMQDVLSYLLIALIAADLSLTIASLTSINRKLEEVTASFDKKMEDRYVKIGQSFSRSELLVMGKVKKFTNEKYDNFRDKLRIANLKEKGKEISNKLGMSKTDENEINR; this is encoded by the coding sequence ATGAGCGAAGTGATATTATGGTTTTTTATTTATAGTAGTATCGGATGGATTTATGAAGTCTTATATGCTACCTTAACGAGACACCAGTGGGAAAATCGAGGATTCCTATATGGGCCAAGTTGTCCGATTTATGGAGTAGGAGCAGTTTCTTGTATTTTATTATTACATAATCTTACATCATGGCAGATCTTCTTGATTGGGATGGTAGGTGCCTGTGTCTTAGAGTATGTGACGGCAAGTACGCTAGAACGACATTTTCATGCGAAATGGTGGGACTATAGTAAAGTGCCATTGAATATAAAAGGTTATATCTGTCTGCCGGCAGCCGTTGGATTTGGAGTGGCTGCGATCTTAATCAAGACTTGTATTCATCCATATGTGAGTCAGTTTACGAAGGCAATCCCATATGTAATGCAGGATGTGTTATCCTATCTATTAATTGCTTTGATCGCGGCGGATCTATCACTTACGATCGCATCGCTTACTAGTATTAATCGTAAGTTAGAAGAGGTAACCGCAAGCTTTGATAAGAAGATGGAAGACCGTTATGTGAAGATCGGTCAGTCTTTTAGTAGAAGTGAGTTATTAGTAATGGGAAAGGTTAAGAAATTTACTAACGAGAAATACGATAATTTTCGTGATAAATTAAGAATTGCTAATTTGAAAGAAAAAGGAAAAGAGATTAGCAATAAGTTGGGAATGAGCAAAACAGATGAAAACGAGATTAACAGATAA
- a CDS encoding ferredoxin — protein MVLYFTGTGNSRYAARIIAEEAQDELVSINELMKKDFHGTLTSTKPFVVVSPIYAWRMPRVVEKFLREVTLDGSREIYVLVTCESQTGNAVTYVKELCQELSMTLKGFTAFYMPENYILMYPEVKEEQAKASIEKITPRIHAVGKEIAENKAIPIKKPTIIAKMQTGLVNPIFYRLLVKAKGFHTTEKCTGCGKCENLCPLNNIRLIDGRPIWGDDCTHCVACISGCPSEAIEYKKKTQGKSRYYVK, from the coding sequence ATGGTATTGTATTTCACAGGAACGGGGAATAGTCGATATGCGGCTAGAATTATAGCAGAAGAGGCACAGGATGAGCTGGTCTCGATCAATGAACTGATGAAGAAGGACTTTCATGGCACCTTAACATCGACGAAACCGTTTGTTGTGGTCAGTCCAATCTATGCATGGCGCATGCCAAGAGTTGTGGAGAAGTTCTTAAGAGAAGTAACTCTTGATGGAAGTAGAGAAATCTATGTATTAGTGACTTGTGAATCGCAGACTGGCAATGCGGTTACTTATGTGAAAGAACTATGTCAAGAGTTATCCATGACACTAAAAGGATTTACCGCATTTTATATGCCAGAGAATTATATCTTAATGTATCCAGAGGTCAAGGAGGAACAAGCAAAAGCGTCTATTGAAAAGATTACGCCTCGAATTCATGCCGTAGGAAAAGAAATTGCTGAGAATAAGGCGATTCCAATCAAAAAGCCAACTATCATAGCCAAGATGCAGACGGGCCTGGTAAATCCCATATTCTATCGTTTGTTGGTAAAGGCGAAGGGATTCCATACGACAGAAAAATGTACGGGATGTGGAAAATGTGAAAACCTCTGTCCGCTAAACAATATTCGCCTCATTGATGGACGTCCAATTTGGGGAGACGACTGTACTCATTGTGTAGCATGTATCAGTGGGTGCCCCTCAGAAGCGATCGAATACAAGAAGAAAACACAAGGAAAAAGCCGCTACTATGTAAAATAA
- a CDS encoding HD family hydrolase, diverged — protein MKTRLTDKEQQYIKEELKELMAAPESEIMKQCIQHGSVTTYDHVLNVTYMSYYLARKLRLSVDEISLLRGAYLHDFYLYDWHENGYIGRFHGLTHPKTAFENATQRYELNKIQKNIILSHMWPLTLRSIPRCKEAVIVCLADKYCAICESIRK, from the coding sequence ATGAAAACGAGATTAACAGATAAAGAACAACAATACATCAAGGAAGAATTAAAAGAGTTAATGGCGGCACCGGAATCTGAAATTATGAAACAGTGTATTCAGCATGGATCCGTTACTACCTATGATCATGTATTAAATGTAACTTATATGAGCTATTACCTAGCTAGAAAACTTAGATTATCTGTTGATGAGATCAGTTTATTAAGGGGTGCATATTTACACGACTTTTATCTCTATGACTGGCATGAAAATGGCTATATAGGGCGGTTTCATGGACTTACACATCCAAAGACGGCTTTTGAAAATGCGACACAGCGATATGAATTAAATAAGATTCAGAAAAATATCATTTTAAGTCATATGTGGCCTTTGACATTGCGTAGTATACCAAGATGCAAGGAAGCTGTCATCGTTTGTCTTGCCGATAAATACTGTGCAATTTGTGAGAGCATCAGAAAGTAA